A single window of Marinobacter sp. LA51 DNA harbors:
- a CDS encoding aspartate carbamoyltransferase catalytic subunit codes for MTANDPSPHHLQLTRDGQLRHFLTLDGLSRDLLTDILDTADSFIEVGERTIKKVPLLRGRTVVNLFFESSTRTRSTFELAAKRLSADVLNLDISTSATSKGESLSDTLLNLEAMASDMFVVRHSQSGAPHFIAESVTPGVAIINAGDGRHAHPTQAMLDMLTIRQHKGGFEGLKVAIVGDVLHSRVARSQIRALNVLGVAEVRVIAPGTLLPKDVESLGCTVYYDMAEGMKDLDVVIMLRLQNERMEGALLPSEREFYRLYGLNRDKLALAHPDCIVMHPGPINRGVEIESAVADGPQSVILNQVTNGIAIRMAVMSMAMGGQLAERQRTQTQGGQV; via the coding sequence ATGACCGCAAACGATCCTTCCCCGCACCACTTGCAGCTGACCCGGGATGGTCAGTTGCGCCATTTCCTGACTCTCGACGGTCTAAGCCGTGACCTGTTGACGGACATTCTGGATACCGCTGATTCCTTCATCGAAGTGGGGGAGCGCACCATCAAGAAGGTTCCGCTGCTGCGAGGACGCACGGTGGTGAACCTGTTCTTTGAGTCCAGTACCCGTACCCGAAGTACCTTCGAGTTGGCAGCAAAACGGCTGTCCGCCGACGTGCTTAATCTGGATATCAGCACTTCGGCCACCTCCAAAGGTGAATCCCTGTCCGATACCCTGCTGAATCTCGAGGCGATGGCCAGCGACATGTTTGTTGTGCGCCATTCTCAGAGTGGAGCGCCACACTTTATCGCCGAGAGCGTCACGCCCGGGGTGGCCATCATCAATGCCGGTGATGGCCGTCATGCCCACCCGACCCAGGCCATGCTGGACATGCTCACCATTCGCCAGCACAAGGGCGGATTCGAGGGCCTGAAAGTCGCCATTGTTGGAGACGTCTTGCACTCACGGGTAGCGCGCTCGCAGATCCGGGCGCTCAATGTCCTCGGTGTCGCCGAGGTGCGGGTCATTGCGCCGGGCACCTTGTTGCCCAAGGATGTCGAGAGCCTGGGCTGTACCGTTTACTACGACATGGCTGAGGGCATGAAAGACCTCGATGTGGTGATCATGCTTCGGCTCCAGAACGAGCGAATGGAGGGTGCCCTGTTGCCCAGTGAGCGAGAGTTCTATCGGCTGTACGGGCTGAACCGGGACAAGCTGGCGCTGGCGCATCCGGATTGCATTGTGATGCACCCGGGCCCGATCAACCGTGGAGTTGAGATTGAATCGGCAGTGGCCGATGGGCCGCAGTCGGTCATCCTGAATCAGGTGACCAACGGCATCGCGATCCGCATGGCGGTAATGTCCATGGCCATGGGCGGGCAGCTTGCCGAACGCCAGCGCACGCAGACTCAGGGAGGACAGGTATGA
- the pyrR gene encoding bifunctional pyr operon transcriptional regulator/uracil phosphoribosyltransferase PyrR: MTALLDIDQLLNELETGLRQVLADRGVDQPALIGIRTGGVWLADVLSKRLGLDEPFGELDISFYRDDFSRIGLNPRVKPSSLPFDTEGRDVILIDDVIMSGRTIRAAMNEIFDYGRPASIILATLIDLGARELPVQPDVVGRTLALEAHQRVKLRGPDPLHIELQEAGH, from the coding sequence ATGACCGCACTGCTTGATATCGACCAGCTGCTGAATGAGCTGGAAACCGGCCTGCGCCAGGTTCTGGCAGACCGGGGCGTGGACCAGCCGGCATTGATAGGCATCCGGACCGGTGGTGTCTGGCTCGCCGATGTACTCAGCAAGCGCCTGGGCCTGGATGAGCCCTTCGGTGAGCTGGATATTTCCTTCTACCGTGATGATTTCAGCCGTATTGGCCTGAACCCGAGGGTGAAGCCCTCGAGCCTGCCGTTCGATACCGAAGGTCGTGACGTGATTCTGATCGACGATGTGATCATGAGTGGCCGGACTATTCGTGCTGCCATGAACGAGATCTTCGACTATGGTCGTCCAGCCAGTATCATTCTGGCCACCCTGATTGATCTGGGCGCCCGGGAACTGCCGGTGCAGCCTGACGTTGTTGGCCGGACCCTGGCCCTGGAAGCGCATCAGCGGGTGAAGCTGCGGGGTCCCGATCCCTTACACATTGAGCTCCAGGAAGCCGGACATTGA
- the ruvX gene encoding Holliday junction resolvase RuvX — translation MPEPGNRRVLAFDYGTRRIGVASGQEMLGTGQPVAMIPARDGIPDWSKVEALLQEWQPDLVVVGLPLNMDDTENEMCARARKFGNRLHGRYHVAVEMVDERLTSFEAKGEVMAAGGSRDFGRHGVDDRAAVLILETWFGLQRDRVDH, via the coding sequence ATGCCTGAACCGGGCAACCGTCGCGTGCTGGCTTTCGATTACGGCACCCGCCGCATCGGCGTAGCCTCGGGTCAGGAAATGCTGGGTACCGGTCAGCCCGTGGCGATGATTCCGGCCCGGGATGGCATTCCTGATTGGTCCAAAGTGGAGGCATTGCTCCAGGAATGGCAGCCGGACCTGGTAGTGGTGGGCTTGCCGCTGAACATGGACGACACCGAGAACGAGATGTGTGCCCGGGCCCGGAAATTCGGCAACCGACTCCACGGCCGCTACCATGTGGCTGTCGAGATGGTGGATGAGCGCCTCACCAGTTTCGAAGCCAAGGGTGAGGTGATGGCCGCCGGGGGTAGTCGGGATTTCGGCCGCCACGGTGTTGATGACCGGGCCGCCGTACTGATTCTGGAAACCTGGTTTGGCCTCCAGCGTGACCGGGTCGATCACTGA
- a CDS encoding YqgE/AlgH family protein, with the protein MTASKHSPNSLRHHFLVASPYLADPRFHGAVIYLCEHSDDGALGLMINQPLDIHLGEILEQLDMHGGELDLPVYSGGPVEPERGFVLHPPGTSWQNTAEVTDDVLLTTSRDILAGIGQNQGPEEFLVALGYAGWSEGQLEQELGSNSWLTCPASTDIIFRTPWEDRYKAVLKLIGIDLNQLSESIGHA; encoded by the coding sequence ATGACAGCATCAAAGCATTCTCCCAACAGCCTGAGGCACCACTTCCTGGTGGCGTCACCCTATCTTGCGGACCCACGTTTCCACGGCGCGGTGATCTACCTGTGCGAGCATTCCGACGATGGCGCACTTGGCCTGATGATCAACCAGCCCCTGGACATCCACCTGGGTGAAATCCTGGAACAACTGGATATGCACGGCGGCGAACTGGATCTTCCGGTATACAGCGGCGGTCCGGTAGAGCCTGAGCGGGGGTTTGTCCTGCACCCGCCGGGAACCAGCTGGCAGAATACCGCCGAGGTGACCGACGATGTGCTGCTGACTACGTCCCGGGATATTCTGGCCGGCATCGGTCAGAACCAGGGGCCGGAGGAATTCCTGGTGGCCCTGGGCTATGCCGGCTGGAGTGAGGGCCAGCTTGAACAGGAACTGGGCAGCAACTCCTGGCTCACCTGTCCCGCCTCCACCGACATTATCTTCCGTACCCCCTGGGAAGATCGCTACAAGGCGGTGTTGAAGCTGATCGGCATCGATTTGAACCAGCTCAGTGAGTCCATTGGACATGCCTGA
- a CDS encoding energy transducer TonB yields MAVQVSDFDRFSFTLFMALAVHAMIVLGITFAPEPPRSSAQTMEITLSQFEDELAPEEADFLAQTNQQGSGSEEQAEEMTTPNPAQVSQQEEAQVQPEPPSKTEPQPVREQQVVQTEAQSSRKIEQPTERTEPVEEPVPVREKKSLMERSLEIASLEARLDAQQQAYARKPRVMRVTAASTLKSTNAWYVQNWISKVTRVGNINYPTEARRAGIYGTLRMLVSLRKDGTIKEVAVLQSSGSTVLDDAAIRIVRMASPFAPFPDSMGKKVDELEIIRTWSFQRRGLTSG; encoded by the coding sequence ATGGCAGTTCAGGTAAGCGACTTCGACCGGTTTTCCTTTACCCTTTTTATGGCGCTCGCGGTGCATGCCATGATCGTGTTGGGGATTACCTTTGCCCCGGAGCCGCCCCGGTCTTCGGCACAGACCATGGAAATTACCCTGTCGCAGTTTGAGGACGAACTGGCACCGGAAGAAGCCGATTTTCTGGCTCAGACCAATCAGCAGGGCAGTGGCAGTGAGGAACAGGCCGAGGAAATGACCACGCCGAACCCGGCCCAGGTCAGCCAGCAGGAAGAGGCCCAAGTGCAACCGGAGCCGCCTTCGAAAACGGAACCGCAGCCTGTGCGTGAACAACAGGTGGTGCAAACCGAGGCCCAGTCCAGTCGCAAGATTGAGCAGCCGACGGAACGCACCGAACCGGTTGAGGAGCCGGTGCCGGTTCGTGAAAAGAAGAGCCTGATGGAGCGGAGCCTGGAAATTGCGAGCCTGGAAGCGCGCCTTGATGCCCAGCAACAGGCCTATGCACGCAAGCCGCGAGTGATGCGGGTGACGGCCGCCTCGACCCTGAAATCGACCAACGCCTGGTACGTCCAGAACTGGATCAGCAAGGTCACCCGGGTTGGCAACATCAATTACCCCACCGAAGCACGACGCGCAGGAATTTACGGCACACTTCGAATGCTGGTTTCCCTCCGCAAAGATGGCACAATCAAGGAAGTGGCGGTGCTTCAGTCCTCCGGAAGTACAGTGCTGGATGACGCCGCCATCCGAATCGTCCGAATGGCGTCGCCGTTTGCGCCGTTCCCGGACTCTATGGGCAAGAAGGTGGACGAATTGGAAATCATACGAACCTGGTCTTTCCAGCGGCGGGGGCTGACTTCCGGATGA
- the gshB gene encoding glutathione synthase, translated as MTVRLGIVMDPIEDIHFKKDSSLAMLLAAQKRGWEIEYMELPDMYMDGGRAMAETRGLTVHNDPENWYSFGPSQDRALGDLDVILMRKDPPVDREFLMATYILESAEQQGALVVNPAATLRDCNEKLFATQFEDLTPPLLVSRSATRFKEFYARHGDVIMKPVDGMGGHSIFRIRENDFNLGVIIETLTNYGEHQAMAQKYIPEITDGDKRILMIEGEPVPYALARIPSQGENRGNLAAGGRGEGRELTARDREICDRVAPIIKEKGLMFVGLDVIGDYLTEINVTSPTCIRELDTAFGIDIAGLLMDAVAKRLEARKRA; from the coding sequence ATGACAGTCCGACTCGGGATCGTGATGGATCCAATAGAGGATATCCACTTCAAGAAAGACAGTTCACTGGCGATGTTGCTGGCGGCGCAAAAACGTGGCTGGGAAATCGAATATATGGAACTGCCGGACATGTACATGGACGGTGGCAGGGCCATGGCCGAAACCAGGGGCCTGACGGTGCACAACGATCCCGAAAACTGGTACAGCTTTGGACCCAGTCAGGATCGTGCTCTGGGGGACCTGGATGTCATCCTGATGCGCAAGGACCCACCAGTGGACCGTGAGTTCCTGATGGCGACCTACATCCTTGAGTCGGCGGAGCAGCAAGGTGCCCTGGTGGTGAACCCGGCGGCAACCCTGCGGGATTGCAATGAGAAGCTGTTTGCTACCCAGTTCGAGGATCTGACCCCGCCGTTGTTGGTAAGCCGGTCAGCGACCCGATTCAAGGAATTTTACGCCCGCCATGGTGATGTCATCATGAAACCGGTCGATGGCATGGGCGGACACTCGATTTTCCGGATCCGGGAAAACGACTTTAACCTGGGCGTCATCATTGAAACGCTGACCAATTACGGTGAGCACCAGGCCATGGCCCAGAAGTACATTCCGGAGATCACCGACGGCGACAAGCGCATTCTGATGATTGAGGGCGAACCTGTGCCTTACGCCCTTGCACGTATTCCGTCGCAAGGCGAGAATCGTGGCAATCTGGCGGCAGGTGGCCGAGGTGAAGGGCGCGAATTGACGGCGCGGGACCGCGAGATCTGCGACCGTGTTGCCCCGATCATCAAGGAAAAAGGCCTGATGTTTGTCGGGCTTGATGTCATTGGCGATTATCTCACTGAAATCAATGTAACCAGCCCCACCTGTATCCGCGAGCTCGACACGGCGTTCGGCATCGATATTGCCGGCCTGTTGATGGACGCGGTTGCCAAGCGCCTGGAGGCGCGAAAACGGGCGTAA
- the pilG gene encoding twitching motility response regulator PilG, with protein sequence MDDNFENLKIMVIDDSKTIRRTAETLLKKVGCEVITATDGFDALAKIADSQPDIIFVDIMMPRLDGYQTCALIKNNSSFKKTPVIMLSSKDGLFDKAKGRIVGSDQYLTKPFSKDELLNTIRQYIPQAAQ encoded by the coding sequence ATGGATGACAACTTCGAGAATTTGAAGATCATGGTGATCGACGACAGCAAAACCATTCGTCGCACCGCAGAAACCCTTCTGAAAAAAGTCGGCTGTGAGGTGATCACCGCAACTGACGGCTTTGACGCTCTGGCCAAAATTGCCGATTCCCAGCCGGACATCATCTTTGTCGATATCATGATGCCGCGACTGGATGGCTACCAGACCTGCGCACTTATCAAGAACAATTCCTCCTTTAAAAAGACGCCGGTTATTATGCTCTCCAGCAAGGACGGCCTGTTCGACAAGGCAAAGGGCCGCATCGTCGGCTCTGACCAATACCTGACCAAACCGTTCAGCAAGGACGAGCTGCTCAATACTATCCGCCAATATATCCCCCAGGCGGCACAGTAA
- the pilH gene encoding twitching motility response regulator PilH, producing MARILIVDDSPTEVKKISSILEKHQHDVLTADNGADGVAKARAETPDLVLMDVVMPGLNGFQATRQLTRAPETASIPVVIVTTKDQETDRVWGTRQGAKGYLVKPVNEDDLIKTINNLIA from the coding sequence ATGGCTCGCATTCTCATTGTTGACGACTCCCCCACCGAGGTGAAGAAGATCTCCTCCATCCTGGAAAAGCACCAGCACGACGTTCTGACCGCCGATAACGGCGCAGACGGGGTTGCCAAAGCCCGCGCAGAAACGCCTGACCTGGTGCTGATGGACGTTGTCATGCCCGGCCTGAATGGCTTTCAGGCTACCCGCCAGCTGACCCGCGCTCCAGAAACCGCCTCCATCCCAGTGGTTATCGTGACCACCAAGGATCAGGAAACGGACCGTGTCTGGGGTACCCGTCAGGGCGCCAAAGGTTATCTGGTCAAGCCGGTTAACGAAGACGATCTGATCAAAACAATCAACAATCTGATTGCCTGA
- a CDS encoding chemotaxis protein CheW codes for MSAQTAPFAVLTDIAQRSRSMAAGLPEQQEAVELWNGIGFILAGERYVAPMGEVTEILHVPRFTHIPGVRPFLLGAANVRGRLLPLVDLASFFDIPRSSRSLRERRVLVVEEGDIFSGLVVDSVLGMQYFASDSFKDAPKGVPENVRPFVTGGYERNEEVWKVFSAVDLLDDERFLDVAQW; via the coding sequence ATGTCCGCCCAGACCGCCCCCTTTGCCGTTCTGACGGATATCGCCCAGCGCAGCCGGTCCATGGCGGCCGGCTTGCCGGAGCAACAAGAAGCCGTTGAGCTGTGGAACGGTATCGGCTTTATTCTTGCCGGTGAGCGCTATGTGGCTCCCATGGGCGAAGTCACTGAAATCCTCCATGTTCCGAGGTTCACCCACATTCCTGGGGTTCGCCCATTTCTCCTGGGTGCCGCCAACGTCCGTGGCCGCCTCCTTCCCCTGGTAGATCTTGCCAGTTTCTTTGACATCCCCCGCTCTTCGCGCAGTCTGCGCGAACGTCGGGTGCTGGTTGTCGAGGAAGGAGACATCTTCAGCGGGCTGGTGGTCGACAGTGTGTTGGGCATGCAGTACTTCGCTTCTGACAGTTTCAAGGACGCACCAAAAGGTGTGCCTGAAAACGTTCGGCCGTTTGTTACAGGCGGCTACGAGCGTAACGAAGAAGTCTGGAAAGTCTTTTCGGCCGTTGATCTGCTCGACGACGAACGCTTTCTCGACGTCGCACAGTGGTAG
- a CDS encoding methyl-accepting chemotaxis protein — protein sequence MKNRAGRLSMGQGGNKLVAGLIAALIALTVLLVVVLFIINSDSQNDQEYIANTAELRVLSQAIAKNATEAAGGTAEAFNQLRRSRDEFQTLWNNVSEGNPETGLPPSELANQSGVKDNWNTVRENADSILSTQDAVLGLHEVARTLNETIPQLQVEYDDIVQILLDNDAPAEQIALAQRQSLLAERIVRSVNNVLSGDEDAVIAADRFGRDASLFGRVLEGQLNGNPAMGISKVDDEDAIYGLEAVDELFEFVSQNVDAILEASPDLFKVRTAASDIFQNSEILLSELSVLAEGFRSQSGSRLVSPTLAFIILAAMVAIVVMIGLALYRETQERLSTTQEQNEQNQNAILRLLDELADLADGDLTTEATVTEDFTGAIADSINYAIDQMRGLVQAIRGTAVRVASASQETQATAMHLADASEHQAQEIAGASAAVNEMAVSIDQVSSNAAESSAVAERSVAIAKKGAEVVQNTIRGMDNIREQIQETSKRIKRLGESSQEIGDIVSLINDIADQTNILSLNAAIQASMAGDAGRGFAVVADEVQRLAERSSAATKQIEALVKTIQSDTNEAVISMEHTTAEVVRGARLAQDAGIALEEIENVSMSLAELIQNISNAARQQSSSAAHISNTMNVIQEITSQTSSGTNATAKSIGNLAEMASELRSSVAGFTLPEEDVADQEEEEDSDVPVVG from the coding sequence ATGAAAAACAGAGCCGGAAGACTCAGTATGGGACAGGGAGGCAACAAGCTGGTTGCCGGTCTGATTGCCGCACTGATTGCACTCACCGTCCTGCTCGTTGTGGTCCTGTTTATCATTAACAGTGACAGCCAGAACGACCAGGAGTACATCGCCAACACCGCTGAGCTGAGGGTACTTTCCCAGGCCATTGCGAAGAACGCGACAGAAGCCGCGGGCGGTACCGCCGAAGCCTTTAACCAGCTCCGGCGTTCACGGGATGAGTTCCAGACGCTCTGGAACAACGTCTCTGAGGGCAACCCGGAAACCGGTCTCCCGCCCAGTGAACTGGCCAACCAGAGTGGCGTAAAGGACAACTGGAATACCGTGCGTGAAAACGCCGACAGCATCCTGTCGACCCAGGACGCGGTTCTGGGCCTGCACGAAGTTGCGCGCACACTGAACGAAACCATTCCACAGCTGCAGGTCGAGTACGACGACATCGTTCAGATTCTGCTCGACAACGACGCCCCGGCCGAGCAGATCGCGCTGGCACAGCGTCAGTCACTGCTGGCTGAACGGATTGTGCGCTCGGTCAACAACGTACTGTCCGGTGACGAAGACGCGGTTATCGCCGCAGACCGTTTCGGACGTGACGCCAGCCTGTTCGGACGGGTACTGGAAGGACAGCTCAACGGCAACCCGGCCATGGGCATCTCGAAGGTAGACGATGAAGACGCCATCTACGGTCTCGAAGCCGTTGATGAACTGTTCGAGTTCGTCTCCCAAAACGTAGACGCCATCCTTGAAGCCTCTCCCGACCTCTTCAAGGTACGTACTGCAGCCAGCGACATCTTCCAGAATTCCGAGATTCTGCTCTCCGAACTGTCCGTACTGGCGGAAGGCTTCCGAAGCCAGTCTGGCTCTCGACTGGTCAGCCCGACCCTCGCCTTCATCATCCTGGCCGCCATGGTTGCCATCGTGGTTATGATCGGCCTGGCCCTGTACCGGGAAACCCAGGAACGCCTGTCAACGACTCAAGAGCAGAACGAGCAAAACCAGAACGCGATCCTGCGACTGCTGGACGAGCTGGCTGACCTGGCCGATGGTGACCTGACTACCGAGGCCACGGTAACCGAGGACTTCACCGGTGCCATCGCCGACTCCATCAACTACGCGATCGACCAGATGCGCGGACTGGTACAGGCGATTCGGGGTACTGCGGTTCGGGTAGCATCAGCGTCCCAGGAAACCCAGGCCACGGCCATGCACCTGGCCGACGCCTCCGAGCACCAGGCTCAGGAAATTGCCGGCGCTTCTGCCGCGGTTAACGAGATGGCGGTCTCCATCGACCAGGTATCTTCAAACGCTGCCGAATCCTCCGCAGTTGCTGAGCGGTCGGTTGCGATCGCGAAGAAAGGTGCCGAGGTGGTACAAAACACCATCCGTGGCATGGACAACATCCGTGAGCAGATCCAGGAAACATCCAAGCGGATCAAGCGCCTGGGTGAGTCGTCCCAGGAAATCGGTGACATCGTATCGTTGATCAACGACATCGCCGACCAAACCAACATCCTGTCCCTGAACGCCGCGATCCAGGCCTCCATGGCCGGTGACGCAGGCCGGGGCTTCGCGGTCGTTGCCGACGAAGTTCAGCGCCTGGCGGAACGTTCTTCTGCGGCAACCAAGCAGATTGAAGCCCTGGTTAAGACGATCCAGTCTGACACCAACGAGGCGGTTATTTCCATGGAACACACCACCGCTGAGGTGGTCCGTGGTGCACGTCTGGCCCAGGACGCGGGTATCGCGCTCGAGGAAATCGAGAACGTATCCATGTCTTTGGCGGAGCTGATCCAGAACATCTCCAACGCCGCACGACAGCAGTCGTCGTCCGCTGCGCACATCTCCAACACCATGAACGTTATCCAGGAAATCACGTCCCAGACCTCGTCCGGTACCAACGCGACCGCGAAGTCTATCGGTAACCTGGCAGAAATGGCGTCCGAGCTTCGGTCCTCCGTTGCCGGCTTCACCCTGCCGGAAGAAGACGTGGCCGACCAGGAAGAAGAGGAAGACAGCGACGTTCCGGTGGTGGGCTGA
- a CDS encoding CheR family methyltransferase, which translates to MAQMHNNLSPAEGIWSLRRLPDMDEAQFRQWQTLLEHRTGITLSAERRSFLETNLGIRMREIGCNSYQAYYEKIVSGPDAIQEWSTLVDRLTVQETRFFRDPDAFRLVADYVLTRPREQLRKRPLEAWSVGCSSGEEPYTLAMVLNECMSQLELQPLFGITGSDISKPAIDKARDGLFNPRKLMGMDEELKTRYFRPAERNTVEIVESIRERVCFTRLNVLDLDQAPMHGMNIIFCQNLLIYFRRWRRREIVRRLAERLAPGGLLVLGQGELTDWQPPGLQRLPSEHVLAWIKRQTDEE; encoded by the coding sequence ATGGCGCAAATGCATAACAACCTGTCACCCGCCGAAGGCATCTGGTCACTGCGCCGACTCCCTGACATGGACGAGGCGCAGTTCCGCCAGTGGCAGACCTTGCTGGAACATCGTACCGGGATAACCCTGTCGGCAGAGCGGCGCTCATTTCTGGAAACCAATCTTGGCATCCGAATGCGGGAAATCGGTTGCAACAGCTATCAGGCCTACTACGAGAAAATCGTATCCGGGCCCGATGCCATCCAGGAATGGTCAACACTGGTGGATCGTCTGACGGTCCAGGAAACCCGGTTCTTCCGGGATCCCGATGCCTTTCGCCTGGTGGCGGATTATGTACTGACCAGACCGAGGGAGCAGTTGCGCAAGCGGCCACTGGAAGCCTGGAGTGTCGGCTGTTCAAGCGGTGAAGAACCTTACACCCTGGCCATGGTGCTGAACGAATGCATGAGCCAGCTGGAGTTGCAGCCCTTATTTGGGATTACCGGTTCCGATATCAGCAAGCCCGCGATTGACAAGGCCCGAGACGGCCTGTTCAACCCCCGCAAGTTGATGGGGATGGACGAAGAGCTGAAAACCCGGTACTTCCGCCCGGCCGAGCGGAACACCGTAGAGATTGTAGAAAGCATCCGTGAACGGGTGTGTTTTACCAGACTCAACGTGCTGGACCTCGACCAGGCTCCCATGCACGGAATGAACATTATTTTCTGCCAGAATCTGCTGATCTATTTCCGCCGCTGGCGCCGGCGGGAAATAGTCAGGCGACTTGCAGAGCGGCTGGCGCCCGGGGGATTGCTAGTGCTGGGCCAGGGAGAGCTGACCGATTGGCAGCCACCGGGTCTGCAGAGACTACCCTCGGAACATGTACTGGCGTGGATCAAGCGCCAGACTGACGAAGAATAA